The following are encoded in a window of Phaseolus vulgaris cultivar G19833 chromosome 3, P. vulgaris v2.0, whole genome shotgun sequence genomic DNA:
- the LOC137839009 gene encoding transcription factor bHLH95-like, whose protein sequence is MDFLLENLSGSSSSSNRSSEITKNETLSNQQQGETLVNKTSNQQQGEILMNKTPHQDIFEENEKKIVISEEGSYDLEINDEVHPSIERGRRKKMKDMFDDLSGLLPQLPSKVDKASIVNEAVNYIKVLEETLEKLERKKQERAEGGLKQIMGTTSGAVSVSGKQKVAFDKTWAASNMVLNIQGNEAQFSICSVHKPGLMTNIASVLEKHNIELISATISANGNGSTCMIQVHGKQGWDENSAEETYRKAAEEIMPLIA, encoded by the exons ATGGATTTTTTATTGGAAAATCTTTCAGGGAGTTCTTCTAGTTCTAATCGTTCGAGTGAAATTACAAAAAACGAAACGTTATCAAATCAACAACAAGGTGAAACTCTTGTGAATAAGACGTCGAATCAACAACAAGGTGAAATTCTTATGAATAAGACGCCACATCAAGATATTTTTGaggaaaatgagaagaaaattgttattagTGAGGAAGGGTCATACGATCTAGAAATTAACGATGAAGTGCATCCATCGATCGAAAGAGGTCGACGGAAGAAAATGAAAGATATGTTTGACGATCTTAGTGGTTTACTTCCACAACTTCCTTCAAAG GTGGATAAAGCAAGCATTGTGAATGAAGCAGTGAACTACATAAAAGTTCTGGAGGAAACCCTGGAAAAGCTAGAGAGAAAGAAGCAAGAAAGGGCAGAAGGTGGTCTGAAACAAATCATGGGAACAACTTCTGGTGCAGTTTCTGTCTCTGGGAAGCAGAAAGTAGCTTTTGATAAAACTTGGGCTGCTTCAAACATGGTGCTCAACATTCAAGGAAATGAAGCTCAATTCTCCATTTGCTCAGTCCATAAGCCAGGACTCATGACCAACATTGCTTCTGTGCTGGAGAAGCACAACATAGAGCTCATTTCTGCCACCATTTCAGCCAATGGAAATGGAAGTACATGCATGATTCAAGTCCAT GGAAAACAAGGTTGGGATGAAAATTCAGCAGAGGAAACTTACAGGAAAGCTGCTGAAGAGATTATGCCATTGATCGCTTAA
- the LOC137805785 gene encoding transcription factor bHLH95-like yields MNFLWENHWWDPSDSDNSRETKGNTKAEKQKNEKDEGVTMKKKKKRNHGELKKITSAEGKGEKSRESDHEMHIWTERERRKKMKNMFTALHALLPHLPSKADKSTVVDEAVSYIKSLERTVEKLEKQKEERLQCGSTFMTAQGLSSNYNFSNAIVGTSSNALLFPAQRPVAFHKTWASSNIVLNVFGDEAQFGICAAHKPGLMSSVALVLDKYNIELLSAHVSCIGNGNAIMIQAHGKRASHQMLHANSVEEIYRLAAGEILLWIA; encoded by the exons ATGAACTTCCTGTGGGAAAACCACTGGTGGGATCCCTCCGATTCCGATAACTCGCGTGAAACCAAAGGAAACACGAAGGCAGAAAAGCAGAAGAACGAAAAGGATGAAGGTGTgacgatgaagaagaagaagaagcgaaaTCATGGGGAGCTGAAGAAGATTACGAGTGCAGAAGGAAAAGGTGAAAAGAGTCGTGAATCGGATCATGAAATGCATATATGGACTGAGAGAGaaaggagaaagaaaatgaaaaacatgTTCACTGCTCTTCATGCTTTGCTTCCCCATCTTCCTTCTAAG GCGGATAAATCAACGGTTGTGGATGAAGCAGTGAGCTACATAAAAAGCCTTGAGAGAACCGTGGAAAAGCTGGAGAAACAGAAAGAAGAAAGGCTCCAGTGTGGCTCCACGTTCATGACTGCTCAGGGACTTTCTTCTAATTACAACTTTTCAAACGCGATTGTGGGAACTTCTTCAAACGCGCTTTTGTTCCCTGCGCAAAGGCCAGTGGCTTTTCATAAAACGTGGGCCTCTTCAAACATAGTCTTGAATGTTTTTGGAGACGAGGCCCAATTCGGCATTTGCGCGGCCCATAAGCCAGGCCTCATGTCCAGCGTAGCCTTAGTGCTGGATAAATACAACATAGAGCTTCTATCTGCCCACGTTTCCTGCATTGGGAATGGAAATGCAATCATGATTCAAGCTCAC GGGAAACGAGCTTCACATCAGATGCTTCATGCAAattcagtggaagaaatttATAGGCTGGCTGCAGGAGAGATTCTGCTATGGATAGCTTAA
- the LOC137806427 gene encoding U-box domain-containing protein 26 produces the protein MPGSLEPLDLGVHIPYHFRCPISLELMRDPVTVCTGQTYDRPSIDSWVTAGNITCPVTRATLTDFTLIPNHTLRRLIQDWCVANRAFGVERIPTPKQPADPALVRSLLNQTSSDSAPTHLRLSSLRRLRQLARDSDKNRSLISSHNVRQILLPIVFHGASELNHEALALLVLFPLGESECAALASDSEKVNYLSRLLSHNSLDVRVNSAALIEIVVAGTHSPELRACVSEVDEIYDGVVDLLRSPISYPRALKIGIKALFALCLVKQTRHKAVAAGAPAVLVDRLADFEKCDAERALATVELLCRIPAGCEAFAGHALTVPMLVKIILKISHRATEYAAGALLSLCSESERCQREAVTAGVLTQLLLLVQSDCTERAKRKAQMLLKLLRDSWPQDCIGNSDDFACSQVVVVPF, from the coding sequence ATGCCTGGAAGTTTAGAACCCTTGGATTTGGGGGTTCACATACCCTACCACTTCAGATGCCCCATCTCGCTGGAACTCATGAGAGACCCAGTCACCGTCTGCACCGGTCAAACCTACGACCGACCCAGCATCGACTCCTGGGTTACCGCCGGTAACATTACCTGCCCCGTCACACGTGCCACTCTCACCGACTTCACCCTTATCCCCAACCACACGCTCCGACGCCTTATCCAGGACTGGTGCGTGGCAAACCGCGCTTTCGGGGTCGAGCGAATCCCCACTCCCAAACAGCCCGCGGACCCGGCCTTGGTTCGCTCCCTTCTCAACCAAACATCCTCCGATTCCGCTCCAACTCACCTTCGCCTCTCCTCTCTCCGACGACTCAGACAACTCGCTCGCGACTCCGACAAGAATCGCTCTCTCATTTCCTCTCACAACGTCCGCCAGATCCTTCTCCCTATCGTTTTCCACGGTGCCAGCGAGTTGAACCACGAGGCGCTCGCGCTACTCGTGTTGTTCCCGCTCGGCGAGTCCGAGTGCGCCGCGCTCGCTTCCGATTCCGAGAAGGTTAATTATCTCTCGCGGTTGCTCTCGCACAACTCGCTCGACGTCCGAGTCAACTCGGCCGCGTTGATTGAGATCGTCGTCGCCGGCACGCACTCGCCGGAGCTTCGCGCATGCGTGAGCGAGGTTGATGAAATCTACGACGGTGTCGTGGACCTGCTCCGCAGCCCGATCTCGTACCCGCGCGCGCTCAAGATCGGGATCAAGGCCTTGTTCGCGCTTTGCTTGGTGAAGCAGACGCGGCACAAGGCGGTGGCCGCCGGCGCGCCGGCGGTGCTCGTCGACAGGCTCGCGGACTTCGAGAAATGCGACGCGGAGAGGGCGCTTGCCACGGTGGAGCTCCTTTGCAGGATTCCCGCGGGATGCGAGGCGTTCGCTGGCCACGCACTGACGGTGCCGATGCTGGTGAAGATAATCCTGAAGATATCGCATCGCGCGACGGAGTACGCGGCCGGAGCGTTGCTGTCGCTGTGCTCCGAATCGGAGCGGTGCCAGCGAGAGGCGGTGACGGCGGGGGTGTTGACTCAGCTTCTGCTTCTGGTGCAGAGCGATTGCACGGAGAGAGCCAAGAGGAAGGCCCAGATGTTGCTGAAGCTTCTTCGGGATTCGTGGCCGCAAGATTGCATCGGAAATTCTGACGATTTTGCATGCAGCCAGGTTGTTGTGGTTCCCTTTTGA